DNA sequence from the Candidatus Goldiibacteriota bacterium genome:
TAAAATTTACAGATAACCATCAATTACATTTGGATGCGAGACTTTTACGGAAAGAATTAATTTTTCTGCTTAGCACATCTAATTTATTCCGTAATTCATCATTTACTTTTATATAACCTAATTCTTCGGATAATGTCAAGATTGCTTCCACTTCGGATATGGAGCCTGATGAGATTGAAAGAAAATGCAGGAAGTCTTTACCGGTTTTCCTGTTTTTTCCTTCGGCGATATTAAGTGATACGGATACAACGGCCCGTTTTAATTGTTGTTTAAGGTTGTATTCTTCGGTTTTAGGAAGTAAGTCTGCCACTTTG
Encoded proteins:
- a CDS encoding four helix bundle protein, with the translated sequence MNVFRDLIIWRESIVLVKDIYKVADLLPKTEEYNLKQQLKRAVVSVSLNIAEGKNRKTGKDFLHFLSISSGSISEVEAILTLSEELGYIKVNDELRNKLDVLSRKINSFRKSLASKCN